The Arabidopsis thaliana chromosome 5, partial sequence genomic interval GCTACTAAACCACGGTCGATAGAACCAAACCGACGTAAATTCAAAGCTATAAACTCAAACCgaattataaaatatgaagttatgtttgattttgatatttttctcacTGAATCAAACCTAAACTTAAACCAAAATGGCGAAATCTGAAAACCCAATGTAAATGCAGACTCCCTATGGTcgattaattttgttgttgcagaatTCTTTAGAAGTATGATGTGACATCACCTTGACTAATGCTAATGTCATCACTTAATGTAAAGAACGTACTAATATTTAGCaacgattttaaaaataataagcaTCTCAATACTTAAGATTATCTCAAGTAAAACTAATAATCCAAAGCCATGATGATTCATATGAAGCCCACTGCCCACCAAGGCAAGCCAAATGTCGATCTCTCTCGCTACCAGCAACCACCGCACTTGCCTCGTCCATGTCACTTCCACAAccataaatttttttggtgcCACtcgaaataaaataaaaatataaaatttatcaaaatcattaacGATTTAAAGCAAAATTCTAACTTTAATAAGATAAAGCTACAATCCGGAGATGGTGAAAAAACTTTAATCCATATTCACATTGTAAGTTTTTCTATGGAAaatcacttcttctttttttccacgCGGTTTCAAAGGTTAATCATAAAAAGAGTAGAAGTTAAAGGAACTTTTTTGTATCTATtatagtttgtttttatatgtattgTGACCACAAACACATATATctacatatttattttatatataaagagataGATAATCTAACTGAGAAATCCACTTGAAGCtattcaacaatttttatagctttcttcctctccaaaaccacaccaaaaaaaaaaaaaaaaaatttgattttcagaTCCAATCAACCAGAGATGAGagataacaacaataacaacacaagagaagaagagagaagcaGTTCTTCAAAGCAGCAACAACCACAAGCTCCTATGTCTTTGAAGATCATAGATTCATGTCTCAGACTAAGTGTGGTTCCTCTCAGTGTTGCAACCATCTGGTTAACTGTCACTAACCACGAATCCAACCCGGACTACGGCAATTTAGAGTACAACTCCATCATGGGTCTCAAGTAAACATATACTCTTTActttctttcaactttttagtaagtattttataattattaattaattagttataatttGTAGGTATATGGTTGGTGTGAGTGCCATATCTGCTATTTATGCTCTGCTCTCTACTGTTTCTTCATGGGTCACATGTTTAGTCTCCAAAGCTTGGCTCTTCTTTATTCCTGACcaggttttttaaaattatcttcTCAATCATTTATCAAATATCTAGTATGCAATTTCTTATGTTagttaataatgtttttatatttttttgggtgtaTGAAGGTTTTAGCTTATGTGATGACAACATCAGTAGCAGGAGCAACAGAGATAGTGTATCTACTTAACAAAGGAGACAAAATAGTGACATGGAGTGAAATGTGTTCTTCTTATCCACATTATTGTTCAAAACTCACAATTGCTTTGGGACTTCAtgtctttgttcttttctttttcttatttctctctGTCATTTCTGCTTATAGAGCTTTTAGTCCCTTTGATCCTCCTTGTGATTCTCAAACCAATAATGATGCTTAAATTAGTCAGTTTTGGATTCAACTTTATCAAAATGTTGCAGCAGTTTATGGTGTTTTAACTTTCTTCtcaaaatattacaaaatatttttttttatgccGCCAACTGTTGTTGTAGGCACCATACTCCTACAAAGAACAAGCGGGTTAGGCAGCCGTTTAGAAAtaccaatttattttatgttttttaaggctaccaaattattattttactttttaatgttAATATATAGGTGTatcttaaaatttttgtttaataaattttttaacacAAATTTTGCATgattttaaactaattttgaaTAAGGGATAGAAAGAGcgctacaaaaaaaatcttgactCGGACCATCATTTTTGTTGGACCGGCACATCCTGTAGATGTATAAATAACTTATTTTGCGGAAAAAAATAGATGTTTACATGATTTTACCTAAATACTACCATTTATGTAAATCTATAAATATCAGTTTATAGCAAGTTATAAATCCTTACATGGATTAACAGGTGtacaaaattttacaaaataataaatacaaaagcATTGAAATAGTgtttttaaccaaaagaaaaaaaagatactgTAATCTATAGAAAGAATCAAAGTGAAGTTGCAGAAATAAAGACCAAATCAAatgaataatttattaaattgatAAGGTGGCAACCAACAAATATATTGCACttaatatagtaaaaaatCATACATTGCTGTCAGTGAGTAGTAAACCAAGTAGTCACccatatataaatttcttgaaaatatgaaaCTCCTAATCCTACATGACTTAAACCTTTTTTAGATAATTTCATTATCAAATGGCTATTCTTTCAATTCACCCTTATATCTTTGCACAacaatagagagagaaaaagaagttcaaaaaaaacataagatcTAATTAAGAGAGGTTTTTGGTCTAGTTCCTCTGGTTCATACCACACCAACCATGAAGAACAGCTACAAGCATGAACTCATCTCAACCTCAACGAACGAAACTGATCGAGTCATTAATCGTTGCTTTCTCCGGAAAAAGACCACAAAAGAAGTCATTCATCTCAAAGCTTCTCAGGTCGAATCAGATTCGTATTCCTTCATCGTAACTTACCAGCCAAATCTTCGGATTCGTCATGAAAATCTCGATGGACACCAACTTAAGACCACTCTTGAACGTCATCCCGATCGTGTATTTAAACTCGAAGACAACATCCCAAAACAGTTTCTTGTCTCTCAAGAAACATGCCTTGAACACGTCATGATCATCTTGTCGGCGATGTATCTCCCGCAAACTATTCAAGAACGTCTTGTCCGTTACATCTCAACCGAATCCGTCAAGTTCAGAAACCGCCGCTGCGGAACAGGAGGAGGTTTGAAGGTAGAAGTTGACGTTAAAGTCGACGTGGAACAATGGGTGAGGAttgattgttgttgtaaaCAAAAGGGTACTTGTCTGGTCCCGGCGTTGGATTGTCCGATATGCTTAACGGAGTTATCTAGTGGGGTGAGTCGCATGAAGTTACCATGTTCCCATGTTTTTCACAGAGACTGTATAATGACGTGGCTGAAAAAGAACCCTTCTTGTCCTATCTGCCGAACCAAAGCTCATGGCAAAACTGTTTCTATCTATTAAGCTGTATGTGAACTTTTGTATTGGGCTTTAATATGTGAATTGGGCTTTTATCCAATCCATTTAAGCCCATTTAGTTTCCTTGGTCGGAAAAAGCAATaagaatcattttttcttagtCTCTTCGACCAAAATTCTCAGCAAGAACGAAGAAAGACGAAATATTCGCAGGTAAAAATCACACTTTCTACTTGTGTaaatcaaaaccatttttcattcaatttgTTTACGAAATATGAGTAATCCTCGTTTAACTTATGAATTTGAGTTACTGGATCGCAGTATTTTTGCTATgaaacattcaaaattttcaatagaATTAGAGCGCAAAGATTCGAGATTTTGTCAACTCTAGTTCTGTGTAGGCCTTAAGTTATGtttacatcatcatcatgatcatcatcaagtGATAGTCTTCTTACAGGTCAAAGCTTGGTGTTGAGTTCTCTTCTATCTTTCTCATGGAGACGAGCTCTAACTTGTCTTCCATGGTTCGTCTTAACATTGGTAAATTTCGtccttttatatattttcttgcaATCCCATTACTCATCACTTAGTTAAACGTTTAAATTCCTGTGAAAAATCAATCCTTTTTTATCCACAATGTTTAACTTTGAACCAATTATTGATTAACTAAAACTGGTAGCTAGAATCGTGTGAGAAAGGATGTGCTTGGTCATCTTTTCCTAGTTATGTTTCTGAATCCTGTGATTGAGATGGTGAATGCTCTAGTTCAGCAAATGTTTCTCACTTTGAGGCTTAGGTTTCGTTGACCTCTCTGGTTTCAGTTGTAAACTTCAATCTTTGTTGGGCTGATCATAATTAACTGTGATAGCTAATGTTGTTTTCATGCAGGTGGAAAGAAATTTTGTACGACCATTGATACTTTGACTATTCGTGAGCCAGACTCAATGCTCGCAGCGATGTTTAGTGGTCGACATGCAATGTGCCAGGAATCCAAAAAGGTAATTGTTGCATTCTTTATTACTTGATTTGCACcccaatattttgtttcaggaTGGTGCTAGTTCAGAACCTGCATATTTATAGGCTTCACTGAGTGTAATAGTTGGTCCTTGGATTGAGTAGCCTTCATtgaatgatattttaaaatttagtttacaACAGAGACTGTGATTTTAGCTACCGACTATAAGATTTGCTTCAAAATATAAGAATCGATTCAAAGTTTTGACGCCATGTACCAGAAAATCTGTTAGACATAACAATATACTGTATACACTCACATTTATATGTATGAGTATGCTTTTTCCATTTAGCAGCACCTTAGGATGGCATAATAGCCTTAAAGACTTTAAGTTAAGGGCGAGGTTCAAACGAGGAAAGGCTTGCGCTGTATGCATACATGGATGTGTATTTCCACTAAACtagttaatttttattgttgcAGGGATATGTATTCATAGATAGGGATGGGAAGCACTTCCGTCATATTTTAAATTGGTTGCGTGATGGCGTTATTCCTAGTCTGTCAGATCCTGATTGTTCTGAACTTTTGCGGGAAGCAGACTACTATCAGCTTCTTGTACGCTAAGTTTCTCTCTTACCTTACTATtctcgtttttgtttttcatttcttagcTAGTAACTGGAGTTTTACTTTCTGTGGAGTACAGAAATAATTTGTGTTGGAGATGTAATACATTGCATTCTCTTCCTATTTCAGGGACTGAAAGATGGAATAAAAGATTCGAGAAAAGAAGTTGGTGAAGTAGAAGCTGAATTAACGCGTATAGATATCATCAAATGTATACAAACCGAAAGAGTCAGGTTCCGAGGAGTTAATCTTTCTGGAATCGATCTTTCTAAACTGGTAATATTTCTTAACCTCATATTCTTGTAGTTTACAATGCTGCTGATTTGAAACCACTACATTTCTGATCCCCAAATCAGTTCCTTCAGATTTCATTTGTGGGTTTGATTAACTTCTATGAAGGAAAATTAATAGAACGTATGGACTAACTGATTCTTGTTGTTTTAACCTGGAGTTTAAAAAGAACTTGCAGttacattttaatttgattttttcaactGGAATACACATCTGCTGTCTTAGTGAGTGTCTTTATTTCTTGTCAACATTAAGGGATTAGTAAACCTATCCGGGAAGAAGAGCTTCTTCGTCTTAGTCAGTGTCTAGAAGAAACCATTTCGTATTTACTGTCTGAATGTTCTCTTTGAATAATGTAGGATCTATCCCTTGTGGATTTCAGCTATGCTTGTCTCAGGAATGTGTTTTTCTCTCGTACAAATCTTCAATGTGCCAAATTTCGGGTAAATATGTTgtatcaactttttttctgCTTTGCGAGACGAATAATATCATCGCATCAGGGGAGTTTGCTTGAACATCTGCTGAATTACTTAATGCTTAAACAGAATGCTGATGCAGAAGGCTCCATCTTTCACAATGCTATTTTGCGCGAGTAAGGAATTTGTTAGTTTCTCATCGTATATTGGACAATTTTTACTTGGTAACACTCACCTGAAAGATTTAAATTCTTTCTTTCCTATAAAAGGTGTGAGTTTACCAGCGCAAATCTTAGAGGAGCGTTGTTAGCTGGTACAAATCTTCAGAGTGCAAATCTACAAGGTGCATATAAGCCTATCTTGCTTGTTAACGATCTTTTAGACTGTCATGAAATGAAATTTGTACATACATATAACCATAATCTTACTAATTTGTTCCTACTTGTGTACTGTAGATGCCTGCTTAGTGGGCTGCAGCTTCTGTGGTGCAGATCTCCGCACTGCACACTTGCAGGTGCCTTAAGTAGTTAGTCTGTGTAGAATTAGAATTTTAGCTTAGACTTTTCACCATGACAATTAATGGTTATGAATTGCCGGTTTAATCCCCACCTTTCAATCCCACGTATCCAGTAGGTGTTTATGAGCATAGCGTGATTCGGTGATAATGTTTGATTCTCTTTCTTACCTAACAGAATGCAGACCTTACGAATGCCAACTTAGAAGGAGCAAATCTAGAAGGTGCAAATTTGAAGGTAAGCAATTCCTTTTATTGACAATTTATATTCAGCCTTATTTGATTTGTGCTAATAAGTGTAGTCTTAAATGAGTAGTGTTTAGTTACGGTTTTAACTGGATCTTATATGTATAGGGTGCAAAGTTGAGTAATGCCAACTTCAAAGGAGCAAACCTTCAACGAGCTTACTTGAGGCATGTGAATCTGCGAGAAGCGGTAAGTCCAAAACCAATACTTGGGTATTGAAAAACATACATGCGCAGATTGATTGATATAGGCCAGTAATTGGTTGGCTCTTATACAAGTTTCTGAGTAGAGTTTAAATGGTTAATCCTTGCGATATGTTTATGTAACAGCATATGGAAGGAGCAAACCTCGGTGGTGCTAATATGACCGGTGCTATCCGATAAACTCCATTTGTTCAGACTGACTGTAAGTCTCGTCTTTGTAACTGATTATGGCAAAACGTGAATGTATTGGCCATTTCTCAATGCTCCTTGttgttgaaaattgaaataacaaaaatatttctttttttctaagaggcattttttctaataatgtTATCTTTCTCTAATCCCAAATGAATTTGGAAATTATAAACCTTCTAATCCTACATGAGTTTGCTTACgttaaacaacaacaaaaggaacactatatatatattcaggTAGAGAGA includes:
- the FIP2 gene encoding potassium channel tetramerization domain-containing protein / pentapeptide repeat-containing protein (FIP2; FUNCTIONS IN: voltage-gated potassium channel activity; INVOLVED IN: potassium ion transport; LOCATED IN: voltage-gated potassium channel complex, membrane; EXPRESSED IN: 22 plant structures; EXPRESSED DURING: 13 growth stages; CONTAINS InterPro DOMAIN/s: Pentapeptide repeat (InterPro:IPR001646), BTB/POZ fold (InterPro:IPR011333), Potassium channel, voltage dependent, Kv, tetramerisation (InterPro:IPR003131), BTB/POZ-like (InterPro:IPR000210); BEST Arabidopsis thaliana protein match is: Tetratricopeptide repeat (TPR)-like superfamily protein (TAIR:AT2G44920.2); Has 1807 Blast hits to 1807 proteins in 277 species: Archae - 0; Bacteria - 0; Metazoa - 736; Fungi - 347; Plants - 385; Viruses - 0; Other Eukaryotes - 339 (source: NCBI BLink).); amino-acid sequence: METSSNLSSMVRLNIGGKKFCTTIDTLTIREPDSMLAAMFSGRHAMCQESKKGYVFIDRDGKHFRHILNWLRDGVIPSLSDPDCSELLREADYYQLLGLKDGIKDSRKEVGEVEAELTRIDIIKCIQTERVRFRGVNLSGIDLSKLDLSLVDFSYACLRNVFFSRTNLQCAKFRNADAEGSIFHNAILRECEFTSANLRGALLAGTNLQSANLQDACLVGCSFCGADLRTAHLQNADLTNANLEGANLEGANLKGAKLSNANFKGANLQRAYLRHVNLREAHMEGANLGGANMTGAIR
- a CDS encoding Uncharacterized protein family (UPF0497) (Uncharacterised protein family (UPF0497); CONTAINS InterPro DOMAIN/s: Uncharacterised protein family UPF0497, trans-membrane plant (InterPro:IPR006702), Uncharacterised protein family UPF0497, trans-membrane plant subgroup (InterPro:IPR006459); BEST Arabidopsis thaliana protein match is: Uncharacterised protein family (UPF0497) (TAIR:AT1G17200.1); Has 1807 Blast hits to 1807 proteins in 277 species: Archae - 0; Bacteria - 0; Metazoa - 736; Fungi - 347; Plants - 385; Viruses - 0; Other Eukaryotes - 339 (source: NCBI BLink).), whose amino-acid sequence is MRDNNNNNTREEERSSSSKQQQPQAPMSLKIIDSCLRLSVVPLSVATIWLTVTNHESNPDYGNLEYNSIMGLKYMVGVSAISAIYALLSTVSSWVTCLVSKAWLFFIPDQVLAYVMTTSVAGATEIVYLLNKGDKIVTWSEMCSSYPHYCSKLTIALGLHVFVLFFFLFLSVISAYRAFSPFDPPCDSQTNNDA
- the FIP2 gene encoding potassium channel tetramerization domain-containing protein / pentapeptide repeat-containing protein (FIP2; FUNCTIONS IN: voltage-gated potassium channel activity; INVOLVED IN: potassium ion transport; LOCATED IN: voltage-gated potassium channel complex, membrane; EXPRESSED IN: 22 plant structures; EXPRESSED DURING: 13 growth stages; CONTAINS InterPro DOMAIN/s: Pentapeptide repeat (InterPro:IPR001646), BTB/POZ fold (InterPro:IPR011333), Potassium channel, voltage dependent, Kv, tetramerisation (InterPro:IPR003131), BTB/POZ-like (InterPro:IPR000210); BEST Arabidopsis thaliana protein match is: Tetratricopeptide repeat (TPR)-like superfamily protein (TAIR:AT2G44920.2); Has 27525 Blast hits to 9536 proteins in 1229 species: Archae - 302; Bacteria - 20004; Metazoa - 1613; Fungi - 16; Plants - 337; Viruses - 108; Other Eukaryotes - 5145 (source: NCBI BLink).); this translates as METSSNLSSMVRLNIGGKKFCTTIDTLTIREPDSMLAAMFSGRHAMCQESKKGYVFIDRDGKHFRHILNWLRDGVIPSLSDPDCSELLREADYYQLLGLKDGIKDSRKEVGEVEAELTRIDIIKCIQTERVRFRGVNLSGIDLSKLDLSLVDFSYACLRNVFFSRTNLQCAKFRNADAEGSIFHNAILRECEFTSANLRGALLAGTNLQSANLQDACLVGCSFCGADLRTAHLQNADLTNANLEGANLEGANLKGAKLSNANFKGANLQRAYLRHVNLREAVSPKPILGY
- a CDS encoding RING/U-box superfamily protein (RING/U-box superfamily protein; FUNCTIONS IN: zinc ion binding; CONTAINS InterPro DOMAIN/s: Zinc finger, RING-type (InterPro:IPR001841), Zinc finger, C3HC4 RING-type (InterPro:IPR018957); BEST Arabidopsis thaliana protein match is: RING/U-box superfamily protein (TAIR:AT4G18110.1); Has 1807 Blast hits to 1807 proteins in 277 species: Archae - 0; Bacteria - 0; Metazoa - 736; Fungi - 347; Plants - 385; Viruses - 0; Other Eukaryotes - 339 (source: NCBI BLink).); its protein translation is MKNSYKHELISTSTNETDRVINRCFLRKKTTKEVIHLKASQVESDSYSFIVTYQPNLRIRHENLDGHQLKTTLERHPDRVFKLEDNIPKQFLVSQETCLEHVMIILSAMYLPQTIQERLVRYISTESVKFRNRRCGTGGGLKVEVDVKVDVEQWVRIDCCCKQKGTCLVPALDCPICLTELSSGVSRMKLPCSHVFHRDCIMTWLKKNPSCPICRTKAHGKTVSIY